The following coding sequences are from one Streptomyces sp. NBC_01294 window:
- a CDS encoding condensation domain-containing protein: MSTDTDSAARDRKEQLQQELLRRARAGTARRTTAGPTAGASAAAEGHAPQDTAHPGATSAPAGSVPLSRAQRRMWLMERLGGAGDSYHVPFATRVRGPFDAAAFATALTRLVARHAILRTRYAEHEGEPCQEVLPTPRTVPVHVVDTDVADAPALLRREAVRPFDLAAGDAVRAFVLRHGPQDHTLLLTFHHIAVDAASLETVATELAVLYTAATDGTGRHTLAAPPQYADHARREHDGLPGFEAELNRCSDLLADAAPPRLPQPAAAAPQTAVRPGAVCSVPLAPAVPDALRALGAQRQATLFAVSLAAAFAALHRLTGDDDLVIGVAGTHRSGTAMRGLVGLCVNTLPVRVDVSGDPSFAELLRRVSDALLEAQRHRHIPFDLVLERLGAGARGADGTALVRVTSDVLGEPTVLRLPGTSAEYVDVPSDGAKFTLSYGLVPGGDAAQPLALVQYDANALDDTVAEAAVRDYAALLHAVAADPQLALSKLPLPGPNDSSGPRDAADPEGDGHPAAQALRTHPGVADATVVQPEQGPPVAYAVLRDSVGPSGHELLGLLRRSLAPEAVPAAVTVLDALPRSAAGPLDHARLPGPSTPDAPSGPRAEAVRETFAAVLGVAPSPDDDFFALGGHSLKAVQLAERLRTHLGLPLTGLDVLQARTPRALTALLDEREARQSAAKAASRPAPRSRDIRPGTVLVTGATGGVGAFVVRELAAQGRPVLALARPESAHLIATEGVDVIEGDLSDLAGLRDAVAQADAVVHAACTFTRHDVDRAAMETMVDAWRRGPFVFVSSVDAYGHPGTERVAEESAPREPVSPYGRAKLDCEAMVLRAAGTEGRGGASAVRSPIVWGAHDRLREQLRWGAIGTLYQSARQGRPIDLPRPGTGGHRWYGAAWVHAAALARAVAESLDRPVHGVANACSGHVSWHDLAQDLTELLGTRADFRTTEAVPQDLDHRWHYDSARLARPLRARAGEDRRTVLAEMIGAMTPDKA, encoded by the coding sequence ATGTCCACTGACACCGACTCCGCGGCCCGCGACCGCAAGGAGCAGCTCCAGCAGGAGCTGCTGCGCCGGGCCCGCGCCGGAACCGCCCGGCGCACGACGGCCGGGCCCACCGCCGGTGCGAGCGCCGCTGCGGAAGGCCACGCACCGCAGGACACCGCCCACCCCGGCGCCACCAGCGCACCGGCCGGAAGCGTCCCCCTCTCCCGCGCTCAGCGCCGCATGTGGCTGATGGAACGGCTCGGCGGCGCGGGCGACTCGTACCACGTGCCGTTCGCCACCCGTGTGCGCGGTCCGTTCGATGCGGCGGCGTTCGCCACCGCCCTCACCCGGCTGGTGGCCCGGCACGCCATCCTCCGCACCCGCTACGCGGAGCACGAGGGCGAGCCCTGCCAGGAGGTGCTGCCGACGCCGCGGACGGTCCCCGTACACGTCGTCGACACCGATGTGGCGGACGCCCCGGCGCTGCTGCGGCGCGAGGCGGTCCGGCCGTTCGACCTCGCGGCCGGCGACGCCGTACGGGCGTTCGTCCTGCGCCACGGCCCGCAGGACCACACCCTGCTGCTGACGTTCCATCACATCGCCGTGGACGCCGCCTCACTGGAGACCGTGGCCACCGAACTCGCCGTTCTCTACACGGCGGCCACCGACGGAACGGGCCGGCACACACTGGCCGCACCGCCGCAGTACGCCGACCACGCGCGCCGCGAGCACGACGGCCTGCCCGGCTTCGAGGCGGAACTGAACCGCTGCAGCGACCTGCTGGCCGACGCCGCCCCACCGCGCCTGCCCCAGCCGGCGGCGGCAGCGCCGCAGACGGCCGTGCGTCCCGGGGCCGTGTGCAGCGTGCCTCTGGCGCCCGCCGTGCCTGACGCCCTGCGGGCGCTGGGTGCACAGCGGCAGGCCACGCTCTTCGCGGTGTCGCTCGCCGCGGCCTTCGCCGCACTGCACCGCCTCACCGGCGACGACGACCTCGTCATCGGCGTGGCGGGCACCCATCGCAGCGGAACCGCCATGCGTGGCCTGGTCGGCCTGTGCGTAAACACCCTGCCCGTACGGGTGGACGTCTCCGGCGACCCGTCGTTCGCCGAACTGCTGCGACGCGTGAGCGACGCGCTCCTCGAAGCCCAGCGCCACCGGCACATCCCCTTCGACCTGGTCCTCGAACGTCTCGGCGCCGGGGCCCGCGGCGCCGACGGCACCGCACTGGTCCGCGTCACCTCCGACGTCCTCGGCGAGCCGACGGTACTGCGGCTGCCGGGTACGTCGGCCGAGTACGTCGACGTCCCCTCCGACGGCGCGAAGTTCACCCTGTCCTACGGCCTGGTGCCGGGCGGCGACGCCGCACAGCCCCTGGCACTCGTCCAGTACGACGCGAACGCGCTGGACGACACCGTGGCGGAGGCGGCCGTACGGGACTACGCGGCGCTGCTCCACGCGGTCGCGGCCGACCCGCAACTGGCCTTGAGCAAGCTGCCTCTTCCCGGCCCGAACGACAGCTCCGGCCCCCGGGACGCCGCCGATCCGGAGGGCGACGGCCACCCTGCCGCGCAGGCCCTGCGCACCCACCCGGGCGTCGCCGACGCCACGGTGGTCCAGCCCGAGCAGGGACCGCCCGTGGCCTATGCCGTCCTGCGCGACAGCGTCGGCCCGTCCGGTCACGAACTGCTGGGCCTGCTGCGCCGGTCGCTCGCGCCCGAGGCCGTGCCCGCCGCGGTCACAGTGCTCGACGCGCTGCCGCGCTCGGCCGCCGGGCCGCTCGACCACGCCCGGCTGCCCGGGCCGTCCACACCGGACGCCCCGTCCGGCCCCCGGGCCGAAGCGGTCAGGGAGACCTTCGCGGCTGTGCTCGGTGTCGCCCCGTCGCCGGACGACGACTTCTTCGCCCTCGGTGGCCACTCGCTGAAAGCCGTGCAGCTCGCCGAACGGCTGCGTACACACCTCGGACTGCCGCTCACGGGCCTCGACGTGCTCCAGGCCCGTACGCCCCGGGCGCTGACCGCGCTGCTCGACGAACGGGAGGCACGGCAGAGCGCCGCGAAGGCCGCGAGCAGGCCGGCCCCCCGCTCCCGGGACATCCGCCCGGGCACGGTGCTGGTCACCGGCGCGACGGGCGGAGTGGGCGCGTTCGTCGTGCGTGAACTCGCCGCGCAAGGCCGCCCCGTGCTGGCGCTCGCCCGGCCCGAGTCCGCCCATCTGATCGCCACCGAGGGCGTCGACGTCATCGAAGGCGACCTCTCCGACCTGGCCGGGCTGCGGGACGCCGTCGCGCAGGCCGACGCGGTCGTCCACGCCGCCTGCACCTTCACCCGGCACGACGTGGACCGGGCGGCGATGGAGACGATGGTCGACGCCTGGCGGCGCGGACCGTTCGTCTTCGTCAGCAGCGTCGACGCCTACGGACACCCCGGGACGGAGCGGGTCGCCGAGGAGTCGGCGCCCCGCGAGCCCGTGAGCCCGTACGGGAGGGCGAAGCTCGACTGCGAGGCGATGGTGCTGCGCGCCGCGGGGACCGAGGGACGCGGGGGCGCGAGCGCCGTGCGGTCACCGATCGTCTGGGGCGCGCACGACCGGCTGCGCGAACAGCTGCGCTGGGGCGCCATCGGCACCCTCTACCAGTCCGCCCGCCAGGGCCGGCCGATCGACCTGCCACGTCCCGGTACTGGTGGACACCGCTGGTACGGAGCCGCCTGGGTGCACGCGGCCGCCCTGGCCCGCGCGGTGGCCGAGAGCCTGGACCGGCCCGTCCACGGAGTCGCCAACGCGTGCAGCGGCCACGTGTCCTGGCACGACCTGGCGCAGGACCTCACGGAACTCCTCGGCACCCGCGCGGACTTCCGCACGACCGAGGCGGTACCCCAGGACCTCGACCACCGCTGGCACTACGACAGCGCACGCCTGGCCCGGCCTCTGCGCGCACGCGCGGGAGAGGACCGGCGGACCGTGCTGGCAGAGATGATCGGCGCCATGACACCCGACAAGGCCTGA
- a CDS encoding MFS transporter → MSKSGAPRTDVPREAPARASLVLASLIVVAAVANLNLSVANVALPAIGKAFDSSQTTLNMIAVGYSLGLAASVLYLGAVGDRHGRKLLLLLGIALSVPACLLAAYAPNDTVLVVARILGGLSAGMAYPTTLALITALWAGPERTKSIALWSALGGGISLLGPVIAGALLERFYWGSVFLVTLPLAVVALVMALLFVPAHANESAEPVDNLGGILSVLLIAGLVLAINFAAVPGQGALVVGLVVIALAAGAAFFWRQRRAPNPLYDLHIAGRRTFWVAACAGIIVYGAMMGSAFISQQYLQNVLEYNPVEAGAAILPLVVMIVLVAPRSAKLVETRGARTTLLIGYTFLFLAFAWMLLFWGEDSSYWQIGFAYVLIGIGAGFAGTPASHSLTGSVPVRRAGMASGTADLQRDLGGAIMQSVMGVLLTAGYASAFSAAIAASPESKDVSDQVQSELTKSFASAGQVAQQHPQYADQIVAAARQSFLHGDDWAYTVGLAAIALGALLIFFMFPHRDAERELLRRYYTEDSAPAAPAATAAPAVTERPSGPGA, encoded by the coding sequence ATGTCGAAAAGCGGCGCGCCTCGCACCGACGTTCCGCGTGAGGCCCCGGCGCGGGCGTCGCTCGTTCTGGCGTCCCTGATCGTCGTTGCCGCGGTGGCCAACTTGAACCTGTCGGTGGCCAACGTGGCGCTGCCCGCGATCGGGAAGGCCTTCGACTCCTCCCAGACCACGCTGAACATGATCGCCGTGGGGTACTCCCTCGGCCTGGCCGCATCGGTGCTCTATCTGGGTGCGGTCGGCGACCGTCACGGGCGCAAGCTGCTGCTGCTCCTCGGCATCGCTCTGTCCGTCCCCGCCTGCCTGCTCGCCGCGTACGCGCCGAACGACACCGTCCTCGTGGTGGCCCGGATCCTCGGCGGGCTCTCGGCCGGCATGGCCTACCCCACCACCCTGGCACTGATCACCGCCCTGTGGGCGGGGCCGGAGCGGACGAAGTCGATCGCGCTGTGGTCGGCCCTGGGCGGCGGCATCTCCCTGCTCGGGCCGGTGATCGCGGGCGCGCTGCTCGAACGCTTCTACTGGGGGTCGGTGTTCCTGGTCACCCTTCCCCTCGCCGTGGTCGCGCTGGTCATGGCCCTGCTGTTCGTCCCCGCGCACGCCAACGAGTCAGCCGAACCGGTGGACAACCTCGGCGGCATCCTGTCCGTCCTCCTGATCGCGGGACTGGTGCTGGCGATCAATTTCGCCGCCGTGCCCGGCCAGGGGGCACTGGTCGTCGGCCTCGTCGTGATCGCCCTGGCTGCCGGAGCGGCGTTCTTCTGGCGTCAGCGCCGGGCTCCCAACCCGTTGTACGACCTCCACATCGCCGGCCGGCGCACGTTCTGGGTCGCCGCATGCGCGGGAATCATCGTGTACGGCGCCATGATGGGGTCGGCGTTCATCAGCCAGCAGTACCTGCAGAACGTGCTCGAGTACAACCCCGTCGAAGCCGGCGCCGCCATCCTCCCCCTCGTCGTGATGATCGTGCTCGTGGCACCACGGTCCGCGAAGCTGGTCGAGACACGCGGCGCCCGCACGACCCTGCTGATCGGTTACACATTCCTCTTCCTCGCCTTCGCCTGGATGCTGCTGTTCTGGGGCGAGGACAGCAGCTACTGGCAGATCGGCTTCGCCTACGTGCTCATCGGAATCGGCGCCGGCTTCGCCGGGACGCCCGCATCCCACTCGCTGACCGGATCGGTGCCCGTGCGACGGGCCGGCATGGCCTCAGGCACCGCCGACCTGCAACGGGACCTCGGCGGGGCCATCATGCAGTCCGTCATGGGCGTGCTCCTCACGGCCGGCTATGCCTCGGCCTTCAGCGCGGCGATCGCCGCTTCCCCCGAGAGCAAGGACGTGTCGGACCAAGTCCAGAGCGAGCTGACGAAGTCGTTCGCCTCCGCCGGGCAGGTCGCCCAGCAGCACCCCCAGTACGCCGACCAGATCGTCGCGGCAGCACGCCAGTCGTTCCTCCACGGCGACGACTGGGCGTACACCGTCGGCCTGGCCGCGATCGCCCTGGGTGCGCTGCTGATCTTCTTCATGTTCCCGCACCGGGACGCCGAGCGGGAACTCCTACGGCGCTACTACACCGAGGACTCCGCCCCCGCCGCCCCCGCCGCCACCGCCGCCCCCGCCGTCACCGAGAGGCCGAGCGGACCGGGAGCCTGA
- a CDS encoding DUF4241 domain-containing protein: MVVAVGYAQAWDLEAREAWRPMSAGEARERDATGLPYVVVYREPGREAPLEVRLVSWRDHYVGLWVYDAQGRRTYDLDMRLLDDPARLLRRYTVAWNYTGPVMAEFDPKCPRVIVDLFPDGRGRRTEEPRGYSTSPTHRDDEQWMVRPAFGEWPLLSAQVHGFTEPPVFEVAEVAEGGHGDAPATCWRPPRPAQPGPIGALFRPGVRVTDGYHPEQTVVEPRRVGTLRVPSGLLAVAGPDNVDEEPAITVPVPPGEYVLDEARVRFSYHCEWRDREVTTTGPTAVRLLVDETPAATWEMALGPDDDPRLFIEEQIAGFDTDGATGCFADAAAWEPLVALYERGLIQGEPDLDGYEDIDDGSMFMQRTWDEASGGELMAFATTGDGTYPVWIGRCDAGEVVAVVVLVEGMPELLPERDGTTADA; the protein is encoded by the coding sequence ATGGTCGTCGCGGTGGGGTACGCGCAGGCGTGGGACCTGGAGGCCCGCGAGGCCTGGCGGCCGATGTCGGCCGGGGAGGCCCGGGAGCGGGATGCCACCGGGCTTCCGTACGTGGTGGTGTACCGGGAGCCGGGTCGGGAGGCTCCGCTGGAGGTCCGGCTCGTCTCCTGGCGGGACCACTACGTGGGGCTGTGGGTCTACGACGCCCAGGGCCGCCGCACCTACGACCTGGACATGCGGCTGCTGGACGACCCGGCGCGGCTGCTGCGCCGGTACACGGTCGCCTGGAACTACACCGGTCCGGTGATGGCGGAGTTCGACCCGAAGTGCCCGCGCGTCATAGTGGACCTCTTCCCGGACGGTCGGGGGCGGCGGACGGAGGAGCCTCGGGGGTACTCCACCTCGCCCACCCACCGCGACGACGAGCAGTGGATGGTCCGGCCCGCCTTCGGGGAGTGGCCGCTGCTCTCCGCGCAGGTGCACGGCTTCACCGAGCCGCCGGTCTTCGAGGTCGCCGAGGTCGCCGAGGGCGGCCACGGGGACGCCCCTGCCACGTGCTGGCGGCCGCCGCGGCCCGCGCAGCCCGGGCCGATCGGCGCGTTGTTCCGGCCCGGGGTGCGGGTGACCGACGGGTACCACCCCGAGCAGACCGTCGTGGAGCCCCGCCGGGTCGGCACCCTGCGCGTGCCCAGCGGGTTGCTGGCCGTCGCCGGCCCGGACAACGTGGACGAAGAGCCGGCGATCACCGTCCCCGTCCCGCCCGGGGAGTACGTACTCGACGAGGCGCGGGTCCGCTTCAGCTACCACTGCGAGTGGCGGGACAGGGAGGTCACGACCACGGGACCCACCGCGGTACGCCTGCTCGTCGACGAGACCCCCGCCGCGACCTGGGAGATGGCCCTGGGTCCGGACGACGACCCCCGGCTGTTCATCGAGGAACAGATCGCCGGATTCGACACCGACGGCGCCACCGGCTGCTTCGCCGACGCCGCCGCCTGGGAGCCACTCGTCGCGCTCTACGAGCGGGGGCTGATCCAGGGAGAGCCGGACCTGGACGGGTACGAGGACATCGACGACGGTTCCATGTTCATGCAGCGCACCTGGGACGAGGCTTCCGGCGGCGAACTCATGGCCTTCGCCACCACCGGGGACGGTACCTACCCCGTGTGGATCGGCCGCTGCGACGCCGGTGAGGTCGTCGCCGTCGTCGTGCTGGTGGAGGGGATGCCCGAACTGCTCCCGGAGCGGGACGGAACCACCGCCGATGCCTGA
- a CDS encoding non-ribosomal peptide synthetase translates to MTPTALPALVARHAGLTPDALAVVDGDTTLTYGRLLQAGRALAAHLREHHVTRGDRVALLTTRSSRTIVAQLGLWLAGAVCVPLDPAQPRPRTEAMIADAEVKLTVGDAKLLDAATFPGPVLALPEEPLTTGRPVDESDPDSPAFIMFTSGSTGRPKGVLVPHRAIAELVTGPGYVTLTGRDRVLFHSSMTFDASTFEVWAALANGAAVVVCTEQRPSLEDLARHVERHGVTVAFFTTALFHQLAARRSRVFAQLRSVVVGGEAMAAAQAREVLTAFPWLELVNGYGPTETTTFATAHRVTAQDCEGPIPIGRPVAGATAHVLDADGHPVADGDRGELWIGGSRLAHGYTGLPALTAERFVEHPAADGRLYRTGDIVSLRPDGILRFHGRNDDQVKVRGFRIEPAEVEHALRQQPDVDDAAVTVDGAGSPEARLVAFVVAAPGPVPHGAALRERLTAVLPAHLVPDAVTVLERLPLTPAGKVDRRALTGRAHAAGNQPADQPAARMTPLEQAVAAVWSQALGIEVTRAEDEFLLVGGHSLLALAVTEDLREELGVELSLADFFAAPTVAAQAALVERALLAAHADLHPEIPEHSDVH, encoded by the coding sequence ATGACGCCCACCGCCCTGCCGGCACTCGTCGCGCGGCACGCCGGACTCACCCCCGACGCCCTCGCCGTCGTGGACGGCGACACCACCCTCACCTACGGCCGTCTCCTCCAGGCCGGCCGCGCTCTCGCGGCACACCTGCGCGAACACCACGTGACGCGCGGCGACCGGGTGGCGCTCCTGACGACGCGCTCGTCCCGCACGATCGTGGCGCAGCTCGGGCTGTGGCTGGCGGGAGCCGTGTGCGTGCCGCTGGATCCCGCCCAGCCCCGCCCGCGCACCGAGGCGATGATCGCGGACGCGGAGGTGAAGCTCACCGTCGGCGACGCGAAGCTGCTGGACGCGGCCACGTTTCCCGGCCCCGTGCTCGCCCTGCCCGAGGAGCCGCTCACGACCGGTCGGCCGGTCGACGAGTCCGACCCGGACAGCCCGGCATTCATCATGTTCACCTCCGGTTCCACCGGCCGCCCCAAGGGCGTTCTCGTGCCGCACCGGGCCATCGCCGAGCTGGTCACCGGACCCGGTTACGTCACCCTCACCGGCCGCGACCGCGTCCTGTTCCACTCGTCCATGACCTTCGACGCCTCGACGTTCGAAGTCTGGGCAGCGCTCGCCAACGGCGCCGCAGTCGTCGTCTGCACCGAGCAGCGGCCCTCCCTGGAGGACCTGGCCCGGCACGTCGAGCGGCACGGCGTGACGGTGGCGTTCTTCACCACGGCCCTCTTCCACCAGCTCGCCGCCCGCCGCTCCCGCGTCTTCGCCCAGCTCCGCTCGGTCGTCGTGGGCGGCGAGGCGATGGCTGCAGCACAGGCCCGTGAGGTGCTCACCGCCTTCCCCTGGCTGGAGCTCGTCAACGGCTACGGGCCGACCGAGACGACCACCTTCGCCACCGCCCACCGGGTCACCGCGCAGGACTGCGAGGGCCCCATACCGATCGGCAGGCCCGTCGCCGGGGCCACGGCGCACGTCCTGGACGCCGACGGTCACCCGGTGGCCGACGGCGACCGGGGCGAACTGTGGATCGGCGGCAGCAGGCTCGCCCACGGATACACGGGCCTGCCCGCACTCACCGCCGAACGGTTCGTCGAGCATCCCGCCGCCGACGGGCGGCTCTACCGTACGGGCGACATCGTCTCCCTCCGGCCCGACGGCATCCTCCGGTTCCACGGCCGCAACGACGACCAGGTGAAGGTCCGCGGCTTCCGCATCGAACCCGCCGAGGTCGAACACGCCCTCCGCCAGCAGCCGGACGTGGACGACGCCGCCGTCACCGTCGACGGCGCCGGCTCCCCCGAGGCACGCCTCGTCGCGTTCGTCGTTGCCGCGCCCGGCCCCGTGCCCCACGGCGCGGCACTGCGCGAGCGGCTCACCGCAGTCCTGCCGGCCCACCTGGTTCCCGACGCGGTCACCGTGCTGGAGCGGCTTCCCCTCACCCCGGCCGGCAAGGTCGACCGGCGCGCGCTCACCGGACGCGCGCACGCCGCCGGGAATCAGCCCGCCGACCAGCCGGCGGCGCGGATGACACCGCTGGAACAGGCCGTCGCCGCGGTGTGGAGCCAGGCACTGGGCATCGAGGTCACCCGCGCCGAGGACGAGTTCCTCCTCGTCGGCGGCCATTCCCTCCTCGCCCTCGCCGTCACCGAAGACCTGCGGGAGGAACTCGGCGTAGAGCTCTCCCTCGCCGACTTCTTCGCCGCCCCGACCGTAGCCGCGCAGGCCGCGCTGGTCGAACGCGCCCTCCTGGCCGCCCACGCAGACCTCCACCCCGAGATCCCGGAGCACAGCGATGTCCACTGA
- a CDS encoding FAD-dependent oxidoreductase, with protein sequence MTYASGPRGTWLIVFAANPERLPMTAFDDTTGMQEALQPLLPGVEVEFVVGRDWASDPLALGTWCIYRPGRLAQVLPDLRTTEGRLLFAGADSAKAWQSFIDGATESGYRAARDIDNHLTG encoded by the coding sequence GTGACCTACGCCAGCGGCCCACGAGGGACGTGGCTGATCGTGTTCGCCGCCAACCCCGAACGCCTGCCCATGACCGCCTTCGACGACACCACCGGCATGCAGGAGGCACTGCAGCCGCTCCTGCCCGGCGTCGAGGTCGAATTCGTCGTCGGCCGGGACTGGGCCAGCGACCCCCTCGCCCTGGGCACCTGGTGCATCTACCGGCCCGGACGACTCGCACAGGTGTTGCCCGACCTGCGCACCACCGAGGGCCGGCTGCTCTTCGCGGGCGCCGACTCCGCGAAAGCGTGGCAGTCCTTCATCGACGGGGCCACCGAAAGCGGCTACCGCGCCGCCCGCGACATCGACAACCACCTGACCGGCTGA
- a CDS encoding GlxA family transcriptional regulator — MSLHRVVCLLLPPQSTFELASAAEVFGLNRPGLPARYTFDVCTERPGPLPTLAGYDMAVMHGLSALQRAQTVLIPGWVQRASAPSPGVVDALRRAHRRGARIVALCSAAFLLAEAGLLEGRRATTHWRMADELAARHPGIQVDPDVLYVDLGDVATSAGTAAGIDLCLHLIRTDQGAAYANQVARHMVMPPHREGGQLQYATLPLTDRTPDSLAPVLDWAAERLHEPLTVDDLASFGAVSTRTLARRFAEQLGTSPGNWLLRQRVMAARALLEETDLAVETIAARTGLSSAANLRRRFHALVHTTPAAYRRSFRHEAAGTRTRGSDVAPA, encoded by the coding sequence ATGAGCCTTCACCGCGTGGTGTGCCTTCTCCTGCCGCCTCAGTCCACGTTCGAGCTGGCCAGCGCCGCAGAGGTCTTCGGCCTGAACCGGCCAGGCCTGCCCGCCCGTTACACGTTCGACGTCTGCACCGAGCGGCCCGGCCCCCTGCCGACGCTGGCCGGCTACGACATGGCGGTCATGCACGGGCTGTCGGCCTTGCAGCGCGCGCAGACGGTTCTCATCCCCGGCTGGGTGCAGCGCGCGAGCGCTCCCTCGCCCGGCGTCGTGGACGCGCTACGGCGGGCGCATCGCCGCGGCGCCCGTATTGTCGCGTTGTGCTCCGCCGCCTTCCTGCTCGCCGAGGCCGGACTGCTGGAGGGTCGCAGGGCGACCACTCACTGGCGCATGGCCGACGAACTCGCCGCGCGGCATCCCGGGATCCAGGTCGACCCGGACGTGCTCTACGTCGACCTGGGCGACGTGGCCACGAGCGCGGGCACAGCCGCGGGCATCGACCTGTGCCTACACCTGATCCGCACCGACCAGGGCGCCGCCTACGCGAACCAGGTCGCCCGGCACATGGTCATGCCGCCTCATCGCGAGGGCGGCCAGCTTCAATACGCCACGCTCCCCCTCACCGACCGCACCCCCGACTCCCTGGCCCCCGTCCTGGACTGGGCCGCCGAGCGGCTGCACGAGCCGCTGACCGTCGACGACCTCGCCTCGTTCGGGGCCGTCTCCACGCGCACGCTCGCCCGCAGGTTCGCCGAGCAGCTCGGTACGAGCCCGGGCAACTGGCTGCTGCGGCAGCGGGTGATGGCGGCCCGGGCCCTCCTGGAGGAGACGGATCTGGCCGTCGAGACGATCGCGGCCAGGACCGGCTTGTCCTCGGCCGCCAACCTCCGCCGGCGCTTCCACGCTCTGGTGCACACCACGCCCGCCGCCTATCGCCGCTCCTTCCGGCACGAGGCCGCGGGAACGCGCACGCGGGGCTCCGACGTGGCCCCCGCCTGA
- a CDS encoding class I SAM-dependent methyltransferase translates to MSHVSQASVTTPDGEPTPLVPTTYDEVKGWFSAYDQVLFDWFLTRQNSGEGQPGDLLELGAFMGKSAIFLGRYLRPGEEFTVCDLFDSPATDDFNVAENRSSYPTLTRRGFETNYLAFHEALPTLIQAPTSVVADRVKPTSCRFVHVDASHLYEHVVTDIASSRLVATPDAVVVFDDYRSEHCPGVAAAVWTAVITGELHPICVSASKLYATWGDPAPHQAALLAWLEERTDLWHGVDVIDGRPLVRIGDQGVVAPVPPQPLHPAPPAEPAPAPAPAPAPAPARRPGARWRKLAKDLLPPVVTRAIVARNRRRRG, encoded by the coding sequence GTGTCGCACGTTTCACAAGCTTCCGTCACGACCCCCGACGGTGAGCCGACCCCGCTCGTCCCCACCACGTACGACGAGGTCAAAGGCTGGTTCTCGGCGTACGACCAGGTGCTCTTCGACTGGTTCCTGACACGTCAGAACAGCGGTGAGGGGCAGCCGGGCGACTTGCTGGAGCTCGGTGCCTTCATGGGGAAGAGCGCGATCTTCCTCGGACGGTACCTCCGGCCCGGTGAGGAGTTCACCGTCTGCGACCTCTTCGACTCGCCCGCGACGGACGATTTCAACGTCGCGGAGAACCGCAGCTCCTACCCCACGCTCACCCGGCGCGGCTTCGAGACGAACTACCTGGCCTTCCACGAGGCGCTGCCGACACTGATCCAAGCCCCCACCTCGGTCGTCGCCGACCGGGTCAAGCCGACGAGCTGCCGGTTCGTGCACGTCGACGCCTCGCACCTCTACGAGCACGTCGTCACGGACATCGCGTCCTCGCGTCTCGTCGCGACCCCGGATGCCGTGGTGGTCTTCGACGACTACCGCTCCGAGCACTGCCCCGGCGTCGCGGCCGCCGTCTGGACCGCCGTGATCACGGGCGAACTGCACCCCATCTGCGTCTCGGCCTCGAAGCTCTACGCAACCTGGGGCGACCCGGCGCCCCACCAGGCGGCACTGCTCGCGTGGCTGGAGGAGCGCACCGACCTCTGGCACGGCGTGGACGTGATCGACGGCCGCCCCCTGGTACGCATCGGGGACCAGGGCGTGGTCGCGCCGGTGCCCCCGCAGCCGCTACACCCCGCGCCGCCGGCGGAACCGGCGCCGGCCCCCGCTCCCGCCCCCGCTCCCGCCCCCGCGCGCCGGCCCGGTGCCCGCTGGCGCAAGCTGGCCAAGGACCTGCTCCCGCCCGTGGTCACCCGCGCGATCGTCGCCCGGAACCGCCGACGCAGGGGCTGA
- a CDS encoding aldo/keto reductase: protein MHDLVTEGKVRHLGLSEVSAATLRRACAQAPIRALQSEYSPFTRGLEREILPTARELGVALVAYAPLGRGLLTGTVNIEDLAEEDIRRNQPRFLGDNLTANLEQAARIHALASAAGCTPAQLVLAWLLAQGEDIFPLPGVRRRTHLSENASATQITLPGSLLQALNNTFTEAAGARAPDTSRLEQ, encoded by the coding sequence ATGCACGACCTGGTGACCGAGGGGAAGGTCCGCCACCTGGGACTGTCGGAGGTCAGCGCGGCAACCCTGCGGCGGGCGTGCGCGCAGGCGCCCATCCGCGCCCTGCAAAGCGAGTACTCGCCGTTCACTCGCGGCCTGGAACGTGAAATCCTCCCGACCGCACGTGAACTGGGAGTCGCACTGGTGGCGTACGCCCCACTCGGGCGCGGCCTACTCACCGGCACCGTGAACATCGAGGACCTCGCCGAGGAGGACATCCGGCGGAACCAGCCCCGCTTCCTCGGCGACAACCTCACCGCCAACCTCGAACAGGCCGCGCGCATCCATGCCCTCGCATCCGCCGCCGGCTGCACCCCCGCACAACTGGTACTGGCCTGGCTCCTCGCCCAGGGAGAAGACATCTTCCCGCTGCCCGGCGTCCGTCGGCGCACCCACCTCAGCGAGAACGCGTCCGCCACACAGATCACGCTGCCCGGCTCCCTCCTCCAGGCACTGAACAACACGTTCACGGAAGCAGCCGGCGCCCGCGCACCCGACACGTCCCGCCTGGAGCAATAG